In Oryza sativa Japonica Group chromosome 2, ASM3414082v1, the following are encoded in one genomic region:
- the LOC4330897 gene encoding kinesin-like protein KIN-7D, chloroplastic, with product MATRPASRQRRASSAAAAVAVVRSSPQPQQQQQQQLPIPQSGSPTSTTTTTTSSSRLTPELSLDGPASPLFAGLDEDPAPKENVTVTVRFRPLSPREIRQGEEVAWYADGDTVVRSEQNPSVAYAYDRVFAPTTTTRQVYDVAAQHVVSGAMEGVNGTIFAYGVTSSGKTHTMHGDQRSPGIIPLAVKDAFSIIQETPNREFLLRVSYLEIYNEVVNDLLNPAGQNLRIREDPQGTFVEGIKEEVVLSPAHALSLIAAGEEHRHVGSTNFNLLSSRSHTIFTLTVESSPCGESNEGEAVTFSQLNLIDLAGSESSRAETTGVRRKEGSYINKSLLTLGTVISKLTDGKATHIPFRDSKLTRLLQSSLSGQGRVSLICTVTPASSNSEETHNTLKFAHRAKRIEVQASQNKIIDEKSLIKKYQNEIRRLKEELEQLKMGIITGTPVKDAGEDNIILWKQKLEDGNVKLQSRLEQEEEAKAALLARIQRLTKLILVSTKATQTSRFSPHPGPRRRHSFGEEELAYLPYKRRDIVLDNESNELLSPVEGLGMTLEDSKEEKKNRKGILNWFKLRKREGGASILTSSEGDKSSLTKSTAPSTPIGESVNFPSEPRISNSLVGESASVDLFSIGHGEFATDSLHGEETPLASRKTIDHVDLLREQLKILSGEVALHTSVLKRLTEEAGRSPNNEKIQMEMKKVNDEIKGKKHQIASLERQIPHSISNNQGMADKLELTPSYAELLEQLNEKSFDLEVKAADNRVIQDQLNEKTTECMELQEEVAHLKEQLYQTLQAKDSLSNSIMMQKNAGINHETDNHADQELSVPREVPGETSPKEPQSVEIDELKQKVCELIEVKAQLETRNQKLLEESTYAKGLASAAGVELKALSEEVTKLMNQNEKLASELASVRSPTPRRANSGLRGTRRDSISRRHEPAPRRDNNAGYEREKALEAVLMEKEQKEAELQRRIEESKQKEAFLESELANMWVLVAKLKKSQGHDLEDFDTKYIGS from the exons ATGGCGACGCGGCCGGCTTCGCGGCAGCGGAGGgcgtcttcggcggcggcggcggtggcggtggtgaggagttcgccgcagccgcagcagcagcagcagcagcaactgcCGATACCGCAGTCGGGGtcgccgacgtcgacgacgaccaccaccacgtCCTCGTCGCGGCTCACGCCGGAGCTCTCGCTCGACGGGCCCGCGTCGCCGCTGTTCGCCGGGCTTGACGAGGACCCGGCGCCCAAGGAGAATGTCACCGTCACCGTCCGTTTCCGGCCGCTGAG CCCCCGCGAGATTCggcaaggggaggaggtggcatGGTATGCGGACGGCGACACGGTCGTGAGGAGCGAGCAGAATCCCAGCGTTGCTTATGCTTACG ATCGGGTTTTTGCACCAACTACTACAACCCGTCAGGTATATGATGTTGCTGCTCAACATGTTGTCAGCGGTGCcatggagggagtaaatg GtacaatatttgcatatggtgTTACAAGCAGCGGGAAGACCCACACAATGCAT GGAGATCAAAGATCCCCAGGGATCATACCTTTGGCTGTCAAAGACGCATTTAGCATTATACAAGAG ACACCAAATCGCGAGTTTCTTCTCCGTGTATCATACTTGGAAATTTACAATGAG GTTGTCAATGATCTGCTCAATCCAGCTGGACAGAACTTACGAATTAGAGAGGATCCTCAG GGAACATTTGTTGAGGGTATCAAAGAAGAAGTAGTATTATCTCCTGCACATGCCCTATCCCTCATTGCTGCTGGAGAAG AGCATAGACATGTTGGATCCACTAACTTCAATCTACTTAGTAGCAGAAGTCATACAATTTTCACACTG ACTGTAGAGAGCAGCCCTTGTGGTGAGTCTAATGAAGGCGAGGCAGTTACCTTCTCACAACTG AACCTCATCGATCTGGCAGGTTCCGAGAGCTCAAGGGCAGAAACTACTGGAGTACGCCGGAAAGAAGGATCTTATATCAATAAAAGCTTGCTAACACTTGGAACT GTGATATCGAAACTTACTGACGGAAAAGCTACACATATTCCATTTCGTGATTCAAAACTAACACGTCTACTTCAGTCATCCTTGAGTGGTCAAGGACGTGTTTCA CTGATCTGTACAGTGACTCCAGCATCGAGCAACTCAGAAGAGACTCATAATACACTGAAATTTGCCCACCGTGCAAAACGCATTGAGGTCCAAGCATCACAAAACAAA ATTATAGATGAAAAATCTTTAATAAAGAAATACCAGAATGAGATTCGCAGATTAAAGGAAGAACTAGAACAGCTGAAAATGGGTATTATTACTGGCACTCCAGTGAAGGATGCCGGAGAAGATAATATCATCCTTTGGAAACAAAAG CTAGAAGATGGTAACGTCAAGCTGCAGTCTAGGCTCGAACAAGAGGAGGAAGCTAAAGCTGCTTTGCTTGCAAGGATACAGCGTCTCACAAAGCTTATCTTGGTCTCCACTAAGGCGACACAAACTTCTAGATTTTCTCCACATCCTGGACCAAGAAGAAGACATTCTTTtggggaagaggag CTTGCGTACCTACCTTACAAAAGACGTGATATCGTGTTGGATAATGAAAGCAATGAATTACTTTCTCCTGTTGAAGGACTTGGCATGACACTTGAAGATTCGAAGGAGGAGAAAAAGAATCGGAAAGGAATTCTTAATTGGTTTAAACTTCGG AAACGTGAAGGTGGAGCTTCTATTCTGACAAGTTCAGAAGGTGACAAGTCCAGTTTGACTAAATCAACTGCTCCTTCAACACCTATTGGGGAGAGTGTTAATTTTCCTTCCGAACCAAGAATATCAAATTCTTTGGTTGGTGAGAGTGCATCGGTTGATCTCTTTAGCATTGGCCATGGGGAGTTCGCTACTGACAGCCTTCATGGAGAAGAAACACCTCTG GCCAGCAGAAAAACAATAGATCACGTTGACTTACTGAGAGAGCAATTGAAGATTTTGTCAGGGGAGGTTGCACTTCATACAAGTGTCCTAAAGCGCCTTACCGAGGAAGCTGGAAGGAGCCCAAATAATGAGAAGATTCAG ATGGAAATGAAGAAGGTTAATGATGAAATTAAGGGAAAGAAGCATCAGATAGCGTCTTTAGAAAGGCAGATACCTCATTCCATCTCAAATAATCAAGGGATGGCTGACAAGTTAGAACTTACTCCG TCTTATGCTGAACTGCTTGAGCAACTCAACGAGAAATCCTTTGATCTCGAG GTGAAGGCAGCAGATAACAGAGTAATACAAGACCAACTTAATGAAAAG ACAACTGAATGCATGGAATTACAAGAGGAGGTTGCTCACCTGAAAGAGCAACTTTACCAAACTCTTCAAGCTAAGGATTCACTGTCAAATAGCATTATGATGCAGAAGAATGCAGGAATTAACCATGAAACTGATAATCATGCTGATCAAGAACTATCAGTTCCTAGAGAGGTCCCTGGTGAAACGTCGCCAAAAGAACCACAG TCAGTTGAGATTGATGAGCTGAAGCAGAAGGTGTGTGAGCTGATTGAAGTAAAAGCTCAACTAGAGACTCGCAACCAGAAGCTACTAGAGGAAAGCACGTACGCGAAAGGCTTGGCTTCGGCTGCGGGAGTTGAATTGAAAGCGTTGTCGGAAGAAGTCACCAAGCTCATGAACCAAAACGAGAAGCTTGCTTCTGAGTTGGCATCGGTGAGAAGTCCAACCCCGCGTAGAGCCAACAGTGGACTGAGAGGTACTCGGAGGGATAGCATCAGTAGACGACATGAGCCAGCTCCAAGAAGAGACAACAACGCAGGCTACGAGAGAGAAAAGGCATTAGAAGCTGTGCTTATGGAGAAGGAACAAAAGGAAGCAGAACTCCAAAGGAGAATTGAGGAGTCGAAGCAAAAGGAAGCCTTCTTGGAAAGTGAACTTGCAAACATGTGGGTTCTAGTGGCAAAACTGAAAAAGTCTCAAGGCCATGATCTTGAGGATTTTGACACCAAATATATTGGCTCGTAA
- the LOC4330898 gene encoding zinc finger protein 8, which produces MAKPQDMRSVDSFSQLPFIRPAPPPQQQARDTIRLFGCEFSNDLQLRPTEAGAGSPDAANGSTVTSEGSNGGDGGTKNGGAATAAAERKFECHYCCRNFPTSQALGGHQNAHKRERQHAKRAHLQASLAMHRYMPGHMYGLFNYHHHIGGRFDHHPPPPPPPPPPAHYPMWTSAAPGAFAGPGSMAQPINGSPVQAGLWSVPPPTENFGSTAGRQGADKLATTVAGTPAAGEVACKDEMVPMSLLSSSPSLSSCSSTSPEMLGRCELGQKEGVSLDLHL; this is translated from the coding sequence ATGGCGAAGCCGCAGGACATGCGCAGCGTCGACTCGTTCTCGCAGCTGCCGTTCatccggccggcgccgccgccgcagcagcaggcgCGGGACACAATCCGGCTGTTCGGCTGCGAATTCTCCAACGACCTGCAGCTGCGGCCCACGGAGGCCGGTGCAGGCTCCCCCGACGCGGCCAACGGCAGCACGGTCACGTcagagggcagcaacggcggcgacggcggcaccaagaacggcggcgccgcgacggcggcggcggagcgcaaGTTCGAGTGCCACTACTGCTGCCGCAACTTCCCGACGTCGCAGGCGCTGGGCGGCCACCAGAACGCGCACAAGAGGGAGCGGCAGCACGCCAAGCGAGCTCACCTCCAGGCCTCCCTCGCCATGCACCGCTACATGCCGGGGCACATGTACGGCCTCTTCAACTACCACCACCACATCGGCGGCCGCTTcgaccaccacccgccgccgccgccgccgccgccaccgccggcgcacTACCCGATGTGGACGAGCGCCGCCCCGGGCGCCTTCGCCGGGCCAGGTTCCATGGCGCAGCCCATCAACGGTAGCCCCGTGCAGGCCGGGCTGTGGagcgtgccgccgccgacggagaaTTTCGGCAGCACGGCCGGCAGGCAGGGCGCTGACAAGCTGGCTACTACGGTGGcgggcacgccggcggcgggggaggtggcATGCAAGGACGAGATGGTGCCGATGAGCttgctgtcctcgtcgccttcGTTGTCGTCGtgctcgtcgacgtcgccggagATGCTAGGTAGGTGTGAATTGGGGCAGAAGGAGGGTGTCAGCTTGGACCTCCATTTGTAA